The Quercus lobata isolate SW786 chromosome 9, ValleyOak3.0 Primary Assembly, whole genome shotgun sequence region TTCCTGTTGGAAAATTGCCTCAAATTCCAATTGTGACTTGGAAAGTCAATTAGGTTTCCtaattgaagaaggaaaaattaatttgggtttCCTTGTTGTAGAAGGAAAGACTACTCCTTGGTGTGAATATTCTTTGTTAAAGAGGTAATGTATTCCTAATCCAAGAGGGAATAGATTCCTTATTAAAGAGGTAATGTATTCCTAGTCCAAGAGGGAATAGTAAAAGGgtcttataaatagacaatGCTACAAAGAATTTGATGGCTTTGGCCCAAGGGTTCTCTCTATGGAGAGAGGGAAAATAGAGCGTGAaaccaaaagagagaaaagagatttTCGCTTAGGAGGAACGCAAGAGGAGGGAGAGTGCAAGGTATTGTCGCCTTCAAGAAGATAGCAAAGGAGGAGAGAGTAAAGGGTTGCCGCCTTCGAGAAGATAGACAAGGAGGAGAGAGCAAAGTGTTGCTGCCTTTAAAAGAGATAATTAGTGgagcaaagaaaaaataagagagatttttctttagccgtgagacatacacaagaattattgtaattgatttgataatagtgaaattattcggaaTTTGTATTGTggtttttttcccttcaaagagaaaaggttttccacataaattttgtgtTCATGTGTGATTGTTATTTTGGATTACTAATATTTGTGATATTATTATTTGGGACCCAACACTTCCAACTTTGTCATGGTAGCTTCAACAAAGTAGTTAACGTCAACGGCGCAGCCTAGCTCTGATGGGATAACGTTAGGTATGGTGCCAAAGCGAATGTTATCGGGCTTAGGATTGGAGTTGATGAAACCGAGCCATTCTTCGGTGACAACAAAGGTGACGAGGATATTGCTATTTTTCGAAGCAAGTGTTTTACAAAGGTTCATCATGGGGTTGATGTGGCCACAATCGGGATAAGGCATGGCCATCACGTGGCACTGCGTGGTTGGTTTAGCTTTGACGGAACTCATTCTTCAGAGACACTAACAGAGGATAGCTAGCAAAATTCACAGGCAACTACCCATCAATGTCGTTGAATCCCAAATCAACGGCCATGAGGTTACTGTTGCCATCAATGGGCCTCCAAACCTCAACACGTGTCAAGCTGTTATTGGCTAAGTCAACTTGTTGAAGTGACGGCAAGAGAAAAAACCAAGCTTGTAGTGTCCCTGTGAATTAGTGAGTTTTTGTGGAGTTCCTCCACTTCCAACTGATAGTCAGCCTATCAAAAGATGAATTTGAGAGATACCTAAATAAAGAAGTTCAAGCAAGTTTGGTGGGAGTTTAGGAAGTGACCTAGTGAGTTTGTTGTAACTTAGATCAAGTCGTCTCAAATTCGAAAGCTAGTTGATTGAGTTTGGAAGAAACCCAGTTTTAATTATGAGAAAGGTCCAATGAGTCAAGAGATTTAAGGTTGGTAATAGATACAACGACTGAGCCAGAGAACGAGTTGGATCGGAGAGAGAGGGTTTGGAGGTTTGAAAGAGAGGAAATGGAAGAAGGTATAGGGCCAAAGAAAGACTTATCAGAGAGGTCGAGGTAAGTGAGTTAGGAAAGTTGAGAAACGAGTAGGCTGAGTGTACCTTAGTAGCCAGCTGGGTCGAGAACAAGGTGGGTGATGATGCTCAAATCTTCAGTAGAAATGTTCGTCCAGAGGGGAGTCATCCACAGCTAATCCTAATCCTGCGACAAGGCAAATTGTGAAAAGAAAGAGCGTGGTCACCGGTGTGGCACCTGCCACAGggcctccgatgccaaagttagaatagCTAGAGGTGAAAAGAAGTATTTAGAAAGTGATGTAGATGTGTTGGAAAATTTTTTGTACCTCCCTGTCGGGTCTTGTCAATGGATATATATAGGcgttttcttcttcattctagCCGTTGGTTTTGCCTTAATGGTGATATTATTGCCGAATATGTAACGTCCATGCATGGTGTCAAATGGGTAGATATATTTCCAACAGTACGGAAGTTCATTATTATCCTTGTAACGCTTCGTCGTGATTAAGGGACGATGGTCTAGTCTTGGCCATGTAGTTTCCCCAAGACTGGGCTATTCTTGGGGTCGTCCTCGTCCATCGTTCTTACTAGGTGGATGAGTATATTTTCGGGACTATCAGGGGTGACTCGGGTCGAGTCAGGGGTGCAAGTGAGGTCGCAACCGAACACTTTTATAATCTACAAAGGAGTGGGTGCTTATGCAATTTCACAACTGCGCTTTGATATGATaactttgaaacttgaaagtcatGCAGTGTTGCATGCCATGAGCTCAGCCTTTGTTCTggtcaaaaaacaaaacctctAGTCCTCGactagttttttgtttttgtgcttaaAAAGACTAGAAACTGGAAAGGTTTACAAGTATAAATTTCATATGCATGTGCCATAAAGTGGAGTGTACTAGTGCAGCAATGGATTTTCATTACATTATTGTAGAAAAACGATCTGAATTTTGACCAAAGTGTTCCCCTCTAAGACTTTTCTTCTATGTGAGTAGCTGCTTGACACTGATGACTTTTAGAGCACGGTCTAATGGTAAAAATGGAGTAGAAATCCATAATGTATGAcctaaatgattaaaaaaaaagggggagggaGGAAATTACAGTAAACTCACATGTGATTTGGTCCATTTGCACTTTGTTTATCCATTGTTTAAAACTTAACTCTTTGTCCACTTTTGCTTCAATTCATTTGCTTCCCCGTTACCCAACTCACCTTTAAACGTtagaaatataatttattacatGATAATTTTACATTAGAAGTATTATTGTAATGCAACTTATTCATATATAAAATCTTGTAAACAGTAGAGTAAAAGTTGATAACTACCGCTCTTCCGCCGTCACAGATCATTTCTCCTTATCTCGATTCAAGcaatttcttaaaacaaaagatGATGTGGGGAACTTACCGAAccttttttgctttaaaaataaaagcaaaaacaaaaacatcaaaagacttatctttattttttttatttttgggatgaACTTACGTGAataaagattttaaattttaatttttttagattcaacatgaataaagattaaaaaatcatttctcaaagggaaaaaaaaaaaatatatatatatatatatatatcaaaattatatactTATCAATGAAGAAGTGATAAAGcaatagtttataaaaacaaataagctGTTTGTTCttatgtaaaaactaaaaacttgcaatttgaTGCAGCCACCAGCGCAACCACCGCTAGTCATTGAAACAGGAAATTCAACATTTGATGATATTAAAAAATTCGTTCCTGTACAAGActgatgaaataaaaaaatttattcattgcTACATGAGGTGCAAAAATCCAGTCCATTTATATCCTGTGGTAAGAATAATTTAGAGTGTTTCTCAAGTGAATAGTGGCAGTTTCTGTTCCCCTGATGCATAAGAAATAATACTTCTTTTAAGAGGTGATATGAAGTGCGCCCCATGCAATGCTGCAGCTCGTAGTATATTTAGGGGTCCAAAATCGACAGAGTATGCCTTCTGAAAACCATCCAGGATCCCCATCATCATAATATTTGCTGGTTTTCTCTCGGCTTCATATTTCTTTAACACTGTTACCTGCATAAGTTGAATCAATGCACACATCATGAGGTTATAGagataataatttattacaattACATCATCAGGGCAACCAAATAGCTCTAATCAAGTTTGAGACACTTCTCTAGCCAAAATTGCCTATATTCCGATGTGGTTAGGACTTGGGACAATTAATTGGTAAACATGTTCAGATATATCCATCAGTccgccaagagccttgtaactcaaGTGGCACCACCTAGTATTTCCAACAAAGAGGTCTAGGTTCAAATCTCTCCTCTATTATaactacaagaaaataaaataaaaaataaatatttccaTGAGTCCATTTGTCTAGCACTCTAGCTTTATGTCTTCACCTAAAACAAGTGAGATACTAGATTAAAGGTCCTTGCATCCTAAAATAAGGCAAAATTCAacaatgaaattcaaaagaCCTCTTTGCagaataagaaattttttgcaaaaacacaTACCTCTCCAATGTCAGAGCCTACAGCTATACCCTCAGCAATGACCCTAGAAAGAGCAAATGCATCTCCAAAACCCATATTAACTCCTTGACCAGCCAGAGGATGAACAGTGTGTGCAGCATCTCCAATCAGAACAACATGCTTTGACACATAGTCACTGGCATGCCTTAAGGACAACGGAAACACCATTCTTTCAGATGCCAACTTAACCACTTTTGGTGGAACTTCAAAACAATCATTAGCTGATAATGTCACACCTGCTCTAGGCCAAGAAAACATTTCTCCGCTTCCAAACAAGCTTGACGTTGGATGAGGACCATATCCATAATCCAGAGCATTATTTACATCTTTCACAAATTCATCCTCATTCATTAATTTACGGTTTGTTGACTCTTTTGGGTTCATAGTCCACACAATATTGCTAAAATTATCACCCATTGGCAAAAGTGCAATTGGACCAGCAGGTAGAAACCGTTGCCACGCACATCCGTTTTCAACAGTATGTTCCACTGTACATATGATTGCATTCTGTGAGTAGTTCCATCCGGTTGTCTTGAATCCTGCTAACTCCCTGACACATGACTTGCCACCATCCGCTCCAACCTGCAATAAATGTCAACAAATTTGAATACTTGTAACCAATTATTATCAGTGACATATGTTATCAAACAGATCTTACCCACTGAATAAAACGGGCAATTATTCATCCTACTATTCATCAAACGGCAATGTAACTTCATTTACATACAAGTGAAAATTACCACCAACTTTGTATATAGACTATTGCCATCACTCAGTTCCAGCTTTGCTAAATGCCTCTGAGAAGACAATGGCGGCCTTGATGATGTGCTGTCCATCCCCAAGGATGAAGGGCTCGGAGGTAGAGTCATTGAAGATAACTTGGAAGGATAGATTGTCTTCTGGAAATCTGTATTCTATagaaaagtttcaattttcttaGTTGCAAAAAGTATCATAATTTACAGCAAGTAAATGAAAATTACATTGCACAAGATAAGGCACATTGAAATtggcaaaatattatatattgatGAGACCTCAAGGAATAAGAATAGCTATATATAATGAATGACCAGGTTGCCACCACATTCAAAGAAAATAGCTGTGCTAGGGAAGAAATTTAAATCTTGTTATTTGGTCGATGTACTTTCAGTGTTTAATTTTGCTGTACCTTACAGTACACACCGTGTACATGTGCCATTTGAgcttttttaaagaaatttgacttctaaaaaataagtttaaatcTCATTATCAACCCATCAGGGGGATAATATCCATCATACTGGAAACTAGAAGGGCCTACAACTGCATCACCAAGGTTTCCTCCTTTTTCtgttttccctctcttttcttttcttttatatatatatatatatatatatatatatatatgttcaagtTTGCTCCCACGGGAGGGGAAAAGAGAGATACAAAACCAAAAATGATGCAACACTGATTgaagaacataaaataaataaataaatagcctAGGAATCAACACTTAGGATTTCCTGAAATCAGCACCAAACTGTTTAAGGAAAATTTCCAATAGTAAATTTTATTACTCAAGGAAACAATAAACAGTCTCCATTAGAGTACAATAGTATTCTTAGATGGTCTATTAGGACTTATCCCTAATCCTGATTGACTTGGGAAAacccaattattgaattacaaaaattgcCTTGACtctaagaaattaaataaaatgctaataacctatttaaataataagacctaaaataaaataaaataaaattgaatactgaaatgaaataaaaataaaataaaattggcttcGTGATTCCAGTACCTTTCAAACTAAGGACCTCTGCTTTATGAGGAGTGATCCTACCTGATTGTGGTACCCCTTAGGGTTGGGTTCACtcactttttctttgttatatAAGACAGTATTATAAACCTGATTATGTCAATAtcaacaactctctctctctctctctctctctctctctctctatatatatatatatatgaagaagaGGTACAAATGACCTTatatgaagaaaagaaaattcctgATAATCAAATCCCACTTAAAgtataataaaagaaaactcATTCTTAAATTGCTATACCTATTATAATGGTAAGAATGCTATCCAATAGTGCTCACAGAGCCCTGGATACATCATTAAaaccaaaagtaaaaaacacaaaagCCATCCAACACACAAAAATACAATAACAAAACTCTGAGAATCAAGCACAAATGACAACCATAGTTCATAAAAGGAGATGAAAACTCCACCATTTCACtacattaagaaaaatattacgCACACCATTCAGCCAAGTCTATATACTTAGTTATCCAATATTGGACACGGAATATTTTTCATcaggaaaagaaagaatgtaATGAAAGGAAGGAACTTCTCCATAACAGAACTTAAAATACAAGAGGTTTACACTGAATTTATGacaaattaacaataaaaatatgtacCTCTATACATGACAGCAGGGAACCATGAAGAACCTTATTCTCGACTACACACCTGTAGCACAAAGTCATTTGCCATTAAAAACTAGAAGATTacgaaaatgatatttttcttcttcctatGCATATGCTTACCCTAGAACTTCTTTATTTATATCCTGTGCATTGTATCTTGTGTATCCTAAGCCAGTATAATCCCAGACCTacagaaaattatgaaaatatagaAGAAAACATTACCAGTTTTATTTCAAAACATAGTGGGCCACTAGGAGAGAGGATATGTTACAAAGAAAGGAAATACTAATGGATGCCCTTAGGGcaatggttaataatccatttaaagaaattttttatgtgaaaagaaaaaaaaaaagtaattaatattttcacagCTTTTtccatttcccataaaagtggtgtcaaaactttcctaaaatggattgttaaccattacTCTAAGGGCACCCCGTTAGCATGACCCTACAAAGAAATGTAGCAGATTATTcaagtaaaagaaaatatgattatattCTAAGCAAAAGAATGCAATAATAAAAGCAATTGCAGGGCATAGACGAGAGTAACACCAGCTGCACATCATGCCAAATAGACACTTATAATTCCTAAATGATGAAAAGGAATCAAATGTAAAAATTCCCCACTTCAGCTCCTTGGCAAGTAAGGAGTTAATGTGGGacaatcaagagaaaaaaaaaaaaaaaaaaaaaaaaaaaaaaaaaaaaaaaaaaaaaaaacaagaagccTGGAATCAGCACCAAGCAAGAAACTTAGGCATCAGCACCTAGGTATCAGGAATTAGCACCCAACATATTGGAAAAACTCCAATCTGAAATTTCATTAATCAACCGTcttccaaatacaaataaaccAGGAGCTTATATAGAGCTAGAGCTTTCaggaaataaagagataaaagataaaaactaatGAAAGATAATTCTAACTGAACTCAAATACTTATCCGTCTAAAATATAATCGCTATCTAAACTCAAATctaaaagttcaaaataatCCAATCTTGCatgagataaatacaaaaatataaattctaatataattttGGTTGGACTCCCACATTATACTCCCCTGGTTGGAGAAAACTCAACATCGAGTTTTAAAACATTGAAGGATCATGAATCTGGCACATAACACTTGCTTCAATTCATGAATCATCTTTGGGAGCATTAAGAATAGATAAACCTTGTATTCCACCTCATGAAACTCTTCGGGAGTTCTTGGTCTTTTTTCAAAATCTGCTAATTCAAAGCGCCTTCCTACtaacacaaataaaattaaatctttaTCCCTCTTCCACCTGCTGGTTATCTCACCTTCACTTGCTATTAGTTCACAGTTGATCAGAGAATGTTCAGTTCTCCTCCTGAACATGACCTAATTGATACTCACCTGCCCTATCAATGAAAAAAACTTGTGACTGTTATTAGTCTCTAACCTGCATGCATTCACTTATACTTTCAGTCCCAACCCCCAAAAGCTTTAAGAATGATAGATAAAGTTTGGCTAACACTAGCTTCAGAGAATGCACCATTCCTAATTCTAACTTAAACTTCATTTTCTAATCTATGTCAGCAATTATATATTAGGAATGTAAGTTATGGCTCCAATGAACATGTCTTTAATTATCTTGGTAAATGTATTAATGATCCATTCTTTTTTAAGatccaaaatttataatttaaaaaaaaaaaaaaaaaaaaaaaatctaacatgcATGTAATGGAAAACATCAATGAGTCAGCATACATAGGAACAAAGTGAGACAAGACAACTGAACATGTCAGTGACACAGAAAATGGTGAACAATTGAAAGAGTCAGATCAACGCATCCAGTTTATAGTTAAGGTATTTTAGTACATCATTTTGCATTGAGCAATTAAAAGGAAATCAActatcaaaacaaacaataggaaacaaaaaaaaaaaaaaaaaattgaagtgaaTCAAACATTGCCACAACAAAATACAAAGTAGCAATGATTACCtgcattttatcaaaatatgcaTGTCGATGCTGTTCAACGTATTGCCAAGCACCAACATCTACAAAGTACAAATGTTGTTATTCTAAGTTTAAAACTATGCAAAACATGTGTTTCTGTCTTCTTCAAAAGAAGCATTGCTTTCAGCTATGGTGATGATTTCAACATGCTCTAAAGCAGGGCCATTTCAATCAGTAAAACAGATATACCACCATATCAATTccatctctttttgttttaaatccATATCAAACCcattacaataatttaaaacgaaaaagaaaaaactgccCAACAGCATCTATATTCCATAGGGAAGGGTGTTGAAGCATACATAAGTACTTCCCCATAAGAGTACCCATGGCGACTTTGAGAGGATTAAGAGAAAAAGAGGGTGGCCAGAACATGATTGAGAATGACAAAAATATCGAAGTTGATACCTTTGAAAAAAGATATAGTAGCAGGTGTCACTGTACTGACCCTTGGATCAGGGGGGTCTTCTTTGTTGAAGTAGGGTCTACTCCCCAGTGCAGGATTGCTATCAATGATGGCAACATTCAGGTGCTTTGTCAATGGCATGCTTGCTGCAAACACACATAGAAGGTGatggttttgaaattttaaggcAACTGATGGAAATGGCAATATTCTATAACCTCCAGCCCAAACCAAATCTatttaataaatgaaagaaTATGTAACAGTACAAGACATTACAGTGCTCAAATTCATGAtgaaattttatccaaaacattGTTCTGCATTTAGATATTGAGGAATCAACATGGTTTCAATGACATAAATTGAGCATACTTTCCACAAGGGAATTAGGTAACGAAGGTCTGGTGGTGTTTGAGAGAGACTAAAACCTCCCAGGAGATCAGATAACCAATGAATTAATAACAGTGGCAGAATGTGTTAAGCAATCAATAGGAAATTAATTGACTTGATCGGAATCCGCTTGTGGGCATCACTCTTAATCCctagtagaaaataaaaagaaactacAGGTAGGAAAATATTATTAGGCTTATGACTAAAACAGAACAAGATGTCATATTGTGTAACAAGAATTCAATCAGGTTTAGTCAAACAACCTGCCCCTCCAACATAGGATACAGTTAATTAAGTAAACACAAAACATCACATACCCAAGGAACAAGCTAGAGCCATGCCGACCATGCCTCCTCCAACAATAGCAATATCATAATGCTGAATGTTATTAGAGAGATCATGTGTCTCCTTGTGCTCCTAATTTTTCaagcaaattaattaaaatcaatgTCAGACTTGATATATTTAGAACTCTTTAAGAAGTAATAATTATATTGCAGAAATGAAAACAATGAAACAGTAAAagtgtccaaaaaaaaattcacacaagCATAGATAGAAAACAAGCTATAGATTTGAACTTTCAATCCCTGTTGGGTGGCTATGGACAAATGGATGGAAGAAAATCAACCACAAAGAGAGGGTGGGGGGATTGTCAGATCCAAATCTGGGCAAGATTGAGGTCAATAGTCAACAACGATAGTTCAAGGTACATATGGAGTAGTCTTTGGTGAAGTATCCAGTCAAGTTAGAGGAGATTTGCATCCTATATTCGATGTGGGGGTGGCAATGGTATAAAAGTGAGGTTCTAGCATGACATTTGGTGCGGGGCTCAacttttaaaagattttttccTGGAATTGTTCTCAATTGTGTTAAACAAGGATGCTTcaattcattcttttttggtggtgaatgaagagggggggggggggggggggggggtcggCGGCATGatcttttttaaattcattacaAACAAACTTTCAATGATTGAGAATTAGGATGTGTGGATTTAttgtttgataatttgtatgCTGATACCCCAATA contains the following coding sequences:
- the LOC115960078 gene encoding ubiquinone biosynthesis monooxygenase COQ6, mitochondrial isoform X3, coding for MFSTFLSLLSPDSLSLSHTTTSHFSPTMNGVIARKLYVNVSRLKVRHKPFCTDAATRVSGSNCGQPSPEHKETHDLSNNIQHYDIAIVGGGMVGMALACSLASMPLTKHLNVAIIDSNPALGSRPYFNKEDPPDPRVSTVTPATISFFKDVGAWQYVEQHRHAYFDKMQVWDYTGLGYTRYNAQDINKEVLGCVVENKVLHGSLLSCIENTDFQKTIYPSKLSSMTLPPSPSSLGMDSTSSRPPLSSQRHLAKLELSDGNSLYTKLVVGADGGKSCVRELAGFKTTGWNYSQNAIICTVEHTVENGCAWQRFLPAGPIALLPMGDNFSNIVWTMNPKESTNRKLMNEDEFVKDVNNALDYGYGPHPTSSLFGSGEMFSWPRAGVTLSANDCFEVPPKVVKLASERMVFPLSLRHASDYVSKHVVLIGDAAHTVHPLAGQGVNMGFGDAFALSRVIAEGIAVGSDIGEL
- the LOC115960078 gene encoding ubiquinone biosynthesis monooxygenase COQ6, mitochondrial isoform X1; protein product: MFSTFLSLLSPDSLSLSHTTTSHFSPTMNGVIARKLYVNVSRLKVRHKPFCTDAATRVSGSNCGQPSPEHKETHDLSNNIQHYDIAIVGGGMVGMALACSLASMPLTKHLNVAIIDSNPALGSRPYFNKEDPPDPRVSTVTPATISFFKDVGAWQYVEQHRHAYFDKMQVWDYTGLGYTRYNAQDINKEVLGCVVENKVLHGSLLSCIENTDFQKTIYPSKLSSMTLPPSPSSLGMDSTSSRPPLSSQRHLAKLELSDGNSLYTKLVVGADGGKSCVRELAGFKTTGWNYSQNAIICTVEHTVENGCAWQRFLPAGPIALLPMGDNFSNIVWTMNPKESTNRKLMNEDEFVKDVNNALDYGYGPHPTSSLFGSGEMFSWPRAGVTLSANDCFEVPPKVVKLASERMVFPLSLRHASDYVSKHVVLIGDAAHTVHPLAGQGVNMGFGDAFALSRVIAEGIAVGSDIGEVTVLKKYEAERKPANIMMMGILDGFQKAYSVDFGPLNILRAAALHGAHFISPLKRSIISYASGEQKLPLFT
- the LOC115960078 gene encoding ubiquinone biosynthesis monooxygenase COQ6, mitochondrial isoform X2 yields the protein MFCTRVIARKLYVNVSRLKVRHKPFCTDAATRVSGSNCGQPSPEHKETHDLSNNIQHYDIAIVGGGMVGMALACSLASMPLTKHLNVAIIDSNPALGSRPYFNKEDPPDPRVSTVTPATISFFKDVGAWQYVEQHRHAYFDKMQVWDYTGLGYTRYNAQDINKEVLGCVVENKVLHGSLLSCIENTDFQKTIYPSKLSSMTLPPSPSSLGMDSTSSRPPLSSQRHLAKLELSDGNSLYTKLVVGADGGKSCVRELAGFKTTGWNYSQNAIICTVEHTVENGCAWQRFLPAGPIALLPMGDNFSNIVWTMNPKESTNRKLMNEDEFVKDVNNALDYGYGPHPTSSLFGSGEMFSWPRAGVTLSANDCFEVPPKVVKLASERMVFPLSLRHASDYVSKHVVLIGDAAHTVHPLAGQGVNMGFGDAFALSRVIAEGIAVGSDIGEVTVLKKYEAERKPANIMMMGILDGFQKAYSVDFGPLNILRAAALHGAHFISPLKRSIISYASGEQKLPLFT